In Acidobacteriota bacterium, a single window of DNA contains:
- the tkt gene encoding transketolase, with amino-acid sequence MDAVQKANSGHPGMPMGAASMAYVLWTRYLRYDPLKPRWPNRDRFVLSAGHGCMLLYSLLHLTGYDMPLEELKHFRQWGSRAPGHPEYHPDEGIETTTGPLGQGFGNGVGMAIAEKYLAAHFNRPGHELVKYKIYAIVSDGDLMEGVSSEAASLAGHLGLSNLIYLYDDNHISIEGSTALAFTENRAQRFEAYGWFVQTLEDSNDLEAIDQALRAAEEEAVRPSIIMVRTHIADGSPNKHDTAGAHGAPLGNEEVKLSKENLGLPLEPAFYIPDNVLAHFRKAIDRGEGAETEWQERLNLYRKAFPDLAVEWDRYVRGELPDGWASNLPKFKASDGPIATRQASGAVLNAISPGLPTLLGGSADLSPSTDTLIKSSRYFQKGSYGERNFTFGVREHAMGSTLNGMAVSGLIPYGATFLIFSDYMRPTIRLAAMMKIRPIYVFTHDSIFLGEDGPTHQPIEHLASLRAIPNLSLIRPADANETVVAWRVAIERKDGPVALALTRQKIPVIDREKYASAEGLTRGAYILADAKGKSPQVILIASGSEVSVALDAYEKLIAEGVVARVVSMPSWDLFEKQTLVYKDEVFPPETTARLAVEAAYPFGWEKYIGPKGVVIGMTRFGASAPYKVLAEKFGFTADNVVQRAHELLGL; translated from the coding sequence ATGGATGCTGTCCAGAAGGCGAATTCCGGTCATCCGGGCATGCCGATGGGAGCTGCGTCCATGGCCTACGTGCTTTGGACCCGGTACCTGCGTTACGACCCCTTGAAACCTCGCTGGCCCAACCGCGACCGCTTTGTTCTTTCAGCAGGGCACGGCTGCATGCTGCTTTACAGCCTGCTCCATTTAACTGGCTATGATATGCCGCTGGAAGAGCTCAAACACTTCCGCCAGTGGGGAAGCCGAGCACCCGGCCATCCGGAATATCACCCTGACGAAGGAATCGAGACCACCACAGGCCCGCTTGGACAAGGATTCGGCAACGGCGTGGGAATGGCGATAGCCGAAAAATACCTGGCGGCGCACTTCAACCGTCCCGGTCACGAACTGGTGAAATACAAGATTTACGCCATTGTCAGCGACGGCGACCTGATGGAAGGTGTCTCGTCAGAGGCGGCTTCGCTGGCGGGCCACCTGGGTCTGAGCAACCTGATCTACCTTTACGACGACAACCACATCTCCATCGAAGGTAGCACGGCACTGGCCTTTACCGAAAACCGCGCGCAGCGCTTTGAGGCTTACGGATGGTTTGTGCAGACGCTTGAAGACAGTAATGACCTGGAAGCCATCGACCAGGCCTTGAGAGCTGCAGAGGAGGAAGCGGTGCGCCCGTCGATCATTATGGTGAGGACGCACATTGCCGACGGCAGCCCAAACAAACACGATACTGCAGGGGCCCACGGCGCGCCTCTCGGCAATGAAGAAGTAAAGCTTTCCAAGGAAAACCTCGGGCTACCGCTCGAGCCGGCATTCTATATACCTGATAATGTTCTTGCTCATTTCCGCAAAGCCATCGACCGTGGCGAGGGGGCTGAAACCGAATGGCAGGAACGCCTGAACCTCTATCGCAAGGCATTCCCCGACCTTGCCGTGGAGTGGGACCGCTATGTACGCGGGGAACTGCCTGATGGCTGGGCATCGAACCTCCCCAAGTTCAAGGCGTCGGACGGCCCAATTGCCACGCGGCAGGCATCGGGCGCCGTGCTTAATGCCATCTCTCCCGGCCTTCCCACGTTGCTGGGCGGATCGGCCGATCTTTCACCATCTACCGACACGCTGATCAAAAGTTCCAGATACTTCCAGAAAGGCAGCTACGGCGAACGTAATTTTACCTTCGGAGTGCGGGAGCACGCGATGGGCTCTACGCTGAACGGAATGGCCGTGAGCGGCTTGATCCCATATGGCGCCACGTTCTTGATTTTTTCCGATTACATGCGGCCGACCATACGGCTTGCAGCCATGATGAAAATCCGCCCCATCTATGTTTTTACGCATGACAGTATTTTCCTGGGAGAAGATGGCCCAACCCACCAGCCCATTGAACACCTTGCCTCGCTGCGGGCGATCCCGAACCTTTCGCTGATCCGCCCGGCAGACGCGAATGAGACCGTGGTGGCGTGGCGAGTGGCCATTGAAAGGAAGGATGGGCCAGTAGCCCTGGCGTTGACCCGGCAAAAGATTCCGGTGATTGACCGCGAAAAGTACGCATCCGCTGAGGGGCTTACGCGGGGTGCTTACATTCTCGCGGATGCAAAGGGTAAAAGTCCGCAGGTGATCCTGATCGCGTCGGGCTCGGAGGTTTCCGTGGCGCTTGACGCTTACGAGAAACTGATTGCAGAAGGTGTGGTTGCGCGCGTGGTCAGCATGCCGTCCTGGGACTTGTTCGAGAAACAGACCCTGGTATACAAGGACGAGGTTTTTCCGCCTGAGACAACCGCCCGCCTGGCCGTTGAGGCGGCTTATCCTTTTGGATGGGAGAAGTACATCGGCCCCAAGGGAGTTGTAATCGGTATGACGCGCTTTGGAGCATCAGCGCCTTACAAGGTGCTGGCAGAAAAGTTTGGCTTTACGGCGGACAACGTTGTTCAGCGCGCCCACGAACTGCTGGGACTTTGA
- the zwf gene encoding glucose-6-phosphate dehydrogenase, which yields MADISVAANPLREGMRIRRTPSPCSLVIFGASGDLTARKLIPALYYLHRERLLPQGFSVIGCAKTPYDNARFREAMADAVRKFSEQPSSVDEVSLKSFTESLYYLTDNFGDSKAYKQLGSLLSELDEVRGTGGNRLYYLATPPSSFPVIIGHLGSVGLAAPKNPEKSWTRVVIEKPFGQDLESARRLTTVVNSAFKEEQVYRIDHYLGKETVQNLLVFRFANGIFEPIWNRRYIDHIEITVAEDLGVEGRGRYYEEAGLLRDMIQNHVISVLSLVAMEAPSTFNAVEVRDEKAKVMRSVRPIDLDRLDDFVVRGQYGEGWIRGEKVPAYRAEPNVSPKSTTETFAALKLFIDNWRWADVPFYVRSGKRLAKRVSEIVVQFRRVPHMVFGRKTQSPVEQNVLAMRIQPNEGISVNFNAKFPAPMMEIRPVKMEFRYAESFGSEPPSAYETLLLDSMLGDQTLFNREDAVELAWQLLTPLLERWQEDGERGMQLYEAGSWGPDASDRLLARDGRRWHRL from the coding sequence ATGGCGGACATATCGGTCGCCGCAAACCCCTTGCGCGAAGGCATGCGCATACGGAGAACGCCGAGCCCCTGCTCCCTGGTGATTTTTGGGGCGTCTGGCGACCTCACAGCGCGAAAGCTGATCCCTGCGTTGTACTACCTGCACCGCGAGCGTCTCTTGCCGCAGGGCTTCTCGGTGATCGGATGCGCGAAGACGCCTTATGACAATGCAAGATTCCGGGAGGCTATGGCGGATGCCGTCCGCAAATTTTCCGAACAACCGTCCTCTGTTGATGAAGTTTCGCTAAAAAGCTTTACGGAATCGCTCTACTACCTGACGGACAATTTTGGCGACAGTAAAGCTTACAAGCAGCTTGGCAGCCTGCTTTCTGAACTGGACGAAGTGAGGGGAACGGGGGGGAATCGACTCTATTACCTGGCAACGCCGCCCAGTTCTTTCCCTGTCATCATCGGCCATCTCGGTTCCGTTGGCCTGGCTGCCCCGAAGAATCCGGAGAAGAGCTGGACGCGTGTTGTAATCGAAAAGCCTTTCGGTCAAGACCTTGAGAGCGCGCGCCGACTCACTACCGTAGTGAATTCTGCTTTCAAGGAAGAGCAGGTCTACCGCATCGACCACTATCTCGGCAAAGAAACCGTCCAAAATCTCCTGGTGTTTCGCTTTGCCAACGGCATCTTTGAGCCTATCTGGAACAGGCGCTATATTGACCACATTGAAATCACGGTGGCCGAGGATCTGGGGGTGGAGGGCCGGGGGCGGTATTACGAAGAAGCCGGGTTGCTTCGTGATATGATCCAGAATCATGTGATTTCGGTGCTGAGCCTGGTAGCCATGGAAGCGCCGTCGACCTTCAACGCCGTTGAAGTGCGCGACGAAAAAGCCAAGGTGATGCGCTCGGTCCGTCCCATTGATCTGGATCGCCTGGACGATTTTGTGGTGCGCGGACAATACGGCGAAGGCTGGATCAGAGGCGAAAAGGTCCCGGCCTACCGCGCGGAGCCGAACGTTTCCCCCAAATCAACGACCGAAACCTTTGCCGCGCTCAAGCTGTTTATCGACAACTGGCGATGGGCCGACGTACCCTTCTACGTCCGTTCGGGCAAACGGCTTGCGAAGCGAGTGTCGGAAATAGTGGTCCAATTCAGGCGCGTTCCGCACATGGTTTTCGGGCGGAAAACGCAGAGCCCGGTGGAGCAAAATGTACTTGCCATGCGGATCCAGCCCAACGAAGGCATATCCGTCAACTTCAATGCCAAGTTCCCGGCGCCTATGATGGAAATCCGTCCGGTCAAAATGGAATTTCGTTATGCTGAGTCGTTTGGGAGCGAGCCACCCAGCGCCTACGAGACACTGCTGCTCGATAGCATGTTGGGTGACCAGACCCTTTTCAATCGGGAGGACGCTGTAGAGCTGGCCTGGCAGTTGTTGACGCCCCTTTTGGAGCGCTGGCAGGAAGACGGAGAGAGAGGAATGCAGTTATACGAGGCGGGAAGCTGGGGCCCGGACGCCTCGGACAGACTGCTCGCACGGGACGGCCGTCGCTGGCATCGGCTTTAG
- the tal gene encoding transaldolase: MSGNSLKELGKYGQSVWHDYISRREVLSGELKRRIDEDGLLGVTSNPSIFEKAIAGSDDYDESIRQYLTEGLDAPKIFEKLAIEDIQKATDVFRGVFEQTGGRDGYVSLEVSPLLAHDTKGSLEEARHLFAAVNRPNLMIKIPATKEGLPAIEQALAEGININITLIFGIERYAEIGKAYLRALERRVAEGKPVNKVVSVASVFVSRIDTLVDKQLGAKLVSAKTPEERKRIEGLIGKVAVSNTKLIYQKYKEIFLTPRFEALAKKGVRVQRPLWGSTSTKNPHYSDILYVQDLIGRDTVNTMPTQTIEAYLDHGKPEADTIEQGLDEARNVIAQLPGVGIDLLAVTQQLEDDGVGAFANDYKKLIASIEEKKKIVMRAAGR, encoded by the coding sequence ATGAGTGGGAATAGTTTGAAAGAATTGGGAAAATACGGCCAGAGTGTCTGGCACGATTACATCAGCCGCAGAGAAGTCCTCAGCGGCGAACTGAAGAGACGGATCGACGAAGATGGCCTCCTGGGCGTTACTTCGAACCCCAGTATTTTTGAGAAGGCCATCGCCGGCAGCGACGATTACGATGAAAGCATCCGCCAGTATTTGACCGAGGGGCTCGACGCCCCGAAGATTTTCGAGAAGTTGGCAATCGAAGACATCCAGAAAGCCACGGATGTGTTCCGCGGCGTATTTGAGCAGACCGGCGGGCGCGACGGCTATGTGAGCCTGGAGGTTTCACCGCTGTTGGCGCATGATACCAAAGGGAGCCTCGAGGAAGCCCGGCACCTGTTTGCTGCCGTGAACCGGCCGAATCTGATGATCAAGATTCCGGCGACCAAGGAGGGCCTGCCGGCTATCGAACAGGCGCTGGCTGAGGGGATCAACATCAATATCACGCTGATTTTCGGGATTGAGCGTTACGCGGAAATTGGCAAAGCCTACCTGAGGGCCCTTGAAAGGAGAGTGGCCGAGGGCAAGCCGGTTAACAAGGTAGTGTCCGTCGCCAGCGTGTTTGTGAGCCGGATTGATACGTTAGTGGATAAACAACTGGGAGCAAAGTTGGTTTCTGCTAAGACGCCCGAAGAGCGCAAGAGAATCGAAGGGCTCATCGGCAAGGTTGCTGTATCCAACACCAAGCTGATCTACCAGAAATACAAAGAAATCTTTTTGACGCCCCGCTTTGAGGCGCTGGCGAAAAAAGGCGTGCGCGTCCAGCGGCCACTGTGGGGTTCGACCAGCACCAAAAATCCTCATTACAGTGACATCCTTTATGTTCAGGACCTGATTGGCCGCGATACCGTGAATACCATGCCCACTCAGACCATCGAAGCCTATCTCGACCACGGCAAGCCTGAAGCTGACACCATTGAGCAAGGGTTGGACGAAGCCCGTAACGTTATTGCCCAGTTGCCAGGCGTCGGAATTGACCTGCTCGCGGTGACTCAGCAACTTGAAGACGATGGCGTGGGGGCCTTCGCAAACGACTACAAGAAATTGATTGCGAGTATTGAAGAGAAGAAAAAGATAGTCATGAGGGCAGCCGGCCGTTAG